In the genome of Coregonus clupeaformis isolate EN_2021a chromosome 11, ASM2061545v1, whole genome shotgun sequence, one region contains:
- the LOC121577109 gene encoding nucleolin isoform X2 — MVKLAKAAKKQANPKKKAPPPPKEVEEESSEEESEEEAPPKAVAKKAVTPAKPVPKAAKNGKAAKKAESEEDDDSEEESEEEAPPPKKTPAKATPAKKAPAKAEESDDDDDDDDDEESEEEAPPPKKGAVKPSVKVTAAKEESDDDDDDSEEEEMDTTPAPAAKKAGMVKAKEESEDDDDDDEDDDEDDEEEDDDEEDEAPATPAKRKADNKKETPPAKKAKSESDETFCLFVGNLNSNKDFDEIKEALAAFFSKKNLEVQDVRLGASKKFGYVEFASAEDMQTAMELNGKKFMGQELKMDKARSKGDSQEDKKDRDARTLFVKNLPFSATQDDLREVFADAVEIRIPPGQDGSNRGIAYIEFKTEAVADQMLTEAQGADVQGRSIMVDYTGNKSQKGARPAAQAAAESKTLIVNNLSYSATEDSLQSAFEGAVSIRVPQNNGRPKGFAFVEFESAEAAKEALENLNGTEIEGRQIRLEYSQNSGGRDAGGRGGSGGPTKTLFVRGLSEDTTDQSLRDAFDSATGARVVTDRDTGNSKCFGFVDFDSENDCKAAKEAMEGGEIDGSSVNLDYAKPKGDSGGFRGGRGGFGGGRGGRGGGFGRGGGGGFGGGRGGRGGGFRGGRGGDRGGGRGGFRGGRGGGFGDKPQGKKIKFDD, encoded by the exons ATGGTGAAATTAGCGAAG GCAGCAAAGAAACAAGCTAACCCCAAGAAAAAGGCCCCACCACCTCCTAAAGAGGTGGAAGAGGAATCCAGTGAAGAAGAAAGTGAGGAAGAG GCCCCACCGAAAGCAGTAGCGAAGAAGGCTGTCACACCAGCCAAACCAGTACCCAAAGCGGCTAAAAATGGCAAAGCAGCAAAAAAAGCAGAAAGCGAAGAGGATGATGACTCCG AGGAAGAGTCTGAGGAGGAAGCCCCCCCACCCAAGAAGACCCCAGCCAAAGCCACACCTGCAAAGAAAGCTCCAGCCAAGGCAGAAGAGTCAGATGATgacgatgacgacgacgatg ATGAAGAATCAGAGGAGGAGGCCCCACCCCCAAAGAAGGGTGCTGTCAAGCCCTCAGTGAAGGTCACTGCAGCTAAGGAGGAGTCTGACGACGACGACGATG ACTctgaggaagaggagatggacaCCACCCCGGCCCCCGCAGCAAAGAAAGCAGGCATGGTTAAGGCTAAGGAGGAgtctgaagatgatgatgatgatgacgaagatgatgatgaggatgacgaggaggaggatgatgatgaggaagaTG AGGCCCCAGCGACACCTGCAAAGAGAAAGGCTGACAACAAAAAGGAGACCCCGCCTGCCAAGAAGGCCAAGTCAGAGAGCGACG AAACGTTCTGTCTATTTGTCGGCAACCTGAACTCAAACAAGGACTTTGATGAAATCAAAGAAGCCTTGGCAGCTTTCTTCTCAAAGAAGAACCTTGAAGTTCAGGACGTCAGACTTGGCGCATCAAA GAAGTTTGGCTACGTGGAGTTTGCCTCAGCGGAGGACATGCAGACAGCCATGGAGCTGAACGGCAAGAAGTTCATGGGACAGGAGTTGAAGATGGACAAGGCCCGCAGCAAAGGGGACTCCCAAGAGGACAAGAAAG ACAGGGATGCACGGACCTTGTTTGTGAAGAACCTGCCCTTCTCGGCCACACAAGACGACCTGAGGGAAGTGTTTGCGGACGCCGTTGAAATCAGAATACCCCCGGGCCAGGATGGTTCCAACAGAGG CATTGCCTACATTGAGTTCAAGACTGAGGCCGTTGCGGACCAGATGCTAACGGAGGCCCAGGGTGCCGATGTCCAGGGACGCTCCATCATGGTCGACTACACAGGCAACAAAAGCCAGAAAGGAGCCAGACCAGCAG CCCAGGCAGCTGCTGAAAGCAAGACCCTCATCGTGAACAACCTGTCCTACAGTGCTACAGAAGACTCACTCCAGAGTGCATTCGAAGGGGCCGTTTCCATCAGAGTACCACAGAACAACGGCAGGCCCAAAGG GTTTGCCTTTGTGGAGTTTGAGAGTGCGGAGGCAGCCAAGGAGGCGTTGGAGAACCTTAATGGAACCGAGATCGAGGGCAGGCAAATCCGGCTAGAGTACAGCCAGAACAGTGGCGGCAGAGACGCTGGAGGCAGAGGAGGATCCG GAGGTCCCACAAAAACCCTGTTTGTCAGAGGGCTTTCTGAAGACACCACAGACCAGTCGCTCAGAGACGCCTTTGACAGTGCCACCGGGGCCAGAGTGGTCACAGACCGTGACACAGGCAATTCTAAATG CTTTGGCTTTGTCGACTTTGACAGCGAGAACGACTGCAAGGCAGCCAAAGAGGCCATGGAGGGCGGCGAGATTGACGGCAGCAGCGTGAACCTGGACTACGCCAAGCCCAAGGGCGACAGCGGTGGATTCCGTGGGGGTCGGGGAGGCTTCGGCGGTGGCAGGGGAGGTCGCGGTGGTGGATTTGGCCGTGGTGGCGGCGGCGGTTTCGGCGGTGGCAGGGGAGGTCGCGGCGGTGGCtttagagggggtagaggaggtgaCCGTGGGGGTGGACGTGGTGGGTTCAGAG GTGGAAGAGGCGGTGGATTCGGAGACAAGCCCCAGGGCAAGAAGATCAAGTTTGACGATTAA
- the LOC121577109 gene encoding nucleolin isoform X1, with amino-acid sequence MVKLAKAAKKQANPKKKAPPPPKEVEEESSEEESEEEAPPKAVAKKAVTPAKPVPKAAKNGKAAKKAESEEDDDSEEESEEEAPPPKKTPAKATPAKKAPAKAEESDDDDDDDDDEESEEEAPPPKKGAVKPSVKVTAAKEESDDDDDGKDGGPLPILSGAHSEEEEMDTTPAPAAKKAGMVKAKEESEDDDDDDEDDDEDDEEEDDDEEDEAPATPAKRKADNKKETPPAKKAKSESDETFCLFVGNLNSNKDFDEIKEALAAFFSKKNLEVQDVRLGASKKFGYVEFASAEDMQTAMELNGKKFMGQELKMDKARSKGDSQEDKKDRDARTLFVKNLPFSATQDDLREVFADAVEIRIPPGQDGSNRGIAYIEFKTEAVADQMLTEAQGADVQGRSIMVDYTGNKSQKGARPAAQAAAESKTLIVNNLSYSATEDSLQSAFEGAVSIRVPQNNGRPKGFAFVEFESAEAAKEALENLNGTEIEGRQIRLEYSQNSGGRDAGGRGGSGGPTKTLFVRGLSEDTTDQSLRDAFDSATGARVVTDRDTGNSKCFGFVDFDSENDCKAAKEAMEGGEIDGSSVNLDYAKPKGDSGGFRGGRGGFGGGRGGRGGGFGRGGGGGFGGGRGGRGGGFRGGRGGDRGGGRGGFRGGRGGGFGDKPQGKKIKFDD; translated from the exons ATGGTGAAATTAGCGAAG GCAGCAAAGAAACAAGCTAACCCCAAGAAAAAGGCCCCACCACCTCCTAAAGAGGTGGAAGAGGAATCCAGTGAAGAAGAAAGTGAGGAAGAG GCCCCACCGAAAGCAGTAGCGAAGAAGGCTGTCACACCAGCCAAACCAGTACCCAAAGCGGCTAAAAATGGCAAAGCAGCAAAAAAAGCAGAAAGCGAAGAGGATGATGACTCCG AGGAAGAGTCTGAGGAGGAAGCCCCCCCACCCAAGAAGACCCCAGCCAAAGCCACACCTGCAAAGAAAGCTCCAGCCAAGGCAGAAGAGTCAGATGATgacgatgacgacgacgatg ATGAAGAATCAGAGGAGGAGGCCCCACCCCCAAAGAAGGGTGCTGTCAAGCCCTCAGTGAAGGTCACTGCAGCTAAGGAGGAGTCTGACGACGACGACGATGGTAAGGATGGGGGCCCGCTGCCGATCTTGAGCGGTGCAC ACTctgaggaagaggagatggacaCCACCCCGGCCCCCGCAGCAAAGAAAGCAGGCATGGTTAAGGCTAAGGAGGAgtctgaagatgatgatgatgatgacgaagatgatgatgaggatgacgaggaggaggatgatgatgaggaagaTG AGGCCCCAGCGACACCTGCAAAGAGAAAGGCTGACAACAAAAAGGAGACCCCGCCTGCCAAGAAGGCCAAGTCAGAGAGCGACG AAACGTTCTGTCTATTTGTCGGCAACCTGAACTCAAACAAGGACTTTGATGAAATCAAAGAAGCCTTGGCAGCTTTCTTCTCAAAGAAGAACCTTGAAGTTCAGGACGTCAGACTTGGCGCATCAAA GAAGTTTGGCTACGTGGAGTTTGCCTCAGCGGAGGACATGCAGACAGCCATGGAGCTGAACGGCAAGAAGTTCATGGGACAGGAGTTGAAGATGGACAAGGCCCGCAGCAAAGGGGACTCCCAAGAGGACAAGAAAG ACAGGGATGCACGGACCTTGTTTGTGAAGAACCTGCCCTTCTCGGCCACACAAGACGACCTGAGGGAAGTGTTTGCGGACGCCGTTGAAATCAGAATACCCCCGGGCCAGGATGGTTCCAACAGAGG CATTGCCTACATTGAGTTCAAGACTGAGGCCGTTGCGGACCAGATGCTAACGGAGGCCCAGGGTGCCGATGTCCAGGGACGCTCCATCATGGTCGACTACACAGGCAACAAAAGCCAGAAAGGAGCCAGACCAGCAG CCCAGGCAGCTGCTGAAAGCAAGACCCTCATCGTGAACAACCTGTCCTACAGTGCTACAGAAGACTCACTCCAGAGTGCATTCGAAGGGGCCGTTTCCATCAGAGTACCACAGAACAACGGCAGGCCCAAAGG GTTTGCCTTTGTGGAGTTTGAGAGTGCGGAGGCAGCCAAGGAGGCGTTGGAGAACCTTAATGGAACCGAGATCGAGGGCAGGCAAATCCGGCTAGAGTACAGCCAGAACAGTGGCGGCAGAGACGCTGGAGGCAGAGGAGGATCCG GAGGTCCCACAAAAACCCTGTTTGTCAGAGGGCTTTCTGAAGACACCACAGACCAGTCGCTCAGAGACGCCTTTGACAGTGCCACCGGGGCCAGAGTGGTCACAGACCGTGACACAGGCAATTCTAAATG CTTTGGCTTTGTCGACTTTGACAGCGAGAACGACTGCAAGGCAGCCAAAGAGGCCATGGAGGGCGGCGAGATTGACGGCAGCAGCGTGAACCTGGACTACGCCAAGCCCAAGGGCGACAGCGGTGGATTCCGTGGGGGTCGGGGAGGCTTCGGCGGTGGCAGGGGAGGTCGCGGTGGTGGATTTGGCCGTGGTGGCGGCGGCGGTTTCGGCGGTGGCAGGGGAGGTCGCGGCGGTGGCtttagagggggtagaggaggtgaCCGTGGGGGTGGACGTGGTGGGTTCAGAG GTGGAAGAGGCGGTGGATTCGGAGACAAGCCCCAGGGCAAGAAGATCAAGTTTGACGATTAA